One genomic segment of Hymenobacter psoromatis includes these proteins:
- a CDS encoding DUF4331 domain-containing protein, whose amino-acid sequence MKHMLTKPSQWLAGALAVTALSVWSVARYTPLEASSHREAPLIADDPLADNTDVYAFKDPNDPERIVLIADYIPFQLPQGGPNYSTFGENIRYEIHIKNKTANPTVDDITYRFTFTRTNQDPSTFFNIRLAKQNLKTTYICEKSVGGGAFTTIVANGVVPAYNIGARSINSGVGLAQANYTAYRQGTIATASGGAGEQVFCGSSDDPFYVDLGAIFDLAGLRANNGARDGLAKYNVHSIALSIPVSTLQMAGQTAAAATNILDGNYVIGVWASASRPTMRTLSATGGATTDNMTYTQVSRLGMPLLNEAINPIGAKDAWNRAKPGAEAAVTDDYLSNPELGLYMADNTPVNGAAAKPAGQTYYGEAVPALNALRIQTKSLGAFDFRNGAAGLSGLTAAQRAGTVFEGAYGPYLLVAGKPRSVDIKPIFHTGVPNAIPYQLATGKNGNPLAAGKPFINNFLPVVGDMLRLNMAVPATPRTSPDFSNQGLLAAAVLGITDPRYNANTTIQNIPNMDGFPNGRRLEDEVVKIELQAVSGAVLAAIGLWYDDYTPGTTPSPATPQLKGVLNFTAGVEKNDTTFRTSFPYVQTPWQGTRIRR is encoded by the coding sequence ATGAAACACATGTTAACCAAACCCTCGCAGTGGTTGGCGGGGGCCTTAGCCGTGACGGCGCTCTCGGTCTGGAGCGTTGCGCGCTACACGCCCCTGGAGGCCAGTAGCCACCGCGAAGCCCCGCTTATTGCCGACGACCCGCTGGCCGACAACACCGACGTGTACGCCTTCAAGGACCCCAACGACCCGGAGCGTATCGTACTCATTGCCGATTACATCCCGTTTCAGCTGCCGCAGGGTGGGCCCAACTACTCGACTTTCGGCGAGAACATCCGGTACGAAATTCACATTAAAAACAAGACGGCCAACCCCACGGTCGATGACATTACCTATCGCTTCACCTTTACGCGCACTAACCAGGACCCTAGTACCTTTTTCAACATTCGGCTGGCCAAGCAGAACCTGAAAACCACCTACATCTGCGAGAAGAGCGTGGGTGGCGGGGCTTTCACCACTATCGTAGCCAACGGCGTGGTGCCGGCCTATAATATCGGGGCGCGCTCTATCAACTCGGGCGTGGGCCTGGCCCAGGCCAACTACACCGCTTACCGCCAGGGCACCATAGCTACCGCCTCGGGCGGCGCGGGCGAGCAGGTGTTCTGCGGCTCGTCCGACGACCCGTTTTACGTAGACCTGGGGGCCATTTTTGACTTGGCTGGGCTGCGCGCCAACAACGGTGCCCGCGATGGCCTGGCCAAGTACAACGTGCACTCGATTGCCCTGAGTATTCCGGTATCGACGCTGCAAATGGCCGGCCAGACGGCTGCCGCCGCCACTAACATTCTGGATGGCAACTATGTAATTGGGGTTTGGGCCTCGGCCAGCCGCCCCACCATGCGCACGCTCAGTGCCACCGGGGGCGCTACTACCGATAACATGACCTACACCCAAGTATCGCGCCTGGGCATGCCGCTGCTGAACGAGGCCATCAACCCCATTGGGGCCAAGGATGCCTGGAACCGCGCCAAGCCCGGTGCCGAAGCCGCTGTGACCGACGACTACCTCTCGAACCCCGAGCTAGGCCTGTATATGGCCGATAACACGCCCGTGAACGGCGCGGCAGCCAAGCCCGCCGGCCAGACGTACTACGGCGAGGCCGTACCGGCGCTGAACGCGCTGCGCATCCAGACCAAGTCGCTGGGAGCGTTTGACTTCCGCAACGGGGCCGCGGGCCTCTCGGGCCTCACCGCTGCCCAACGGGCCGGTACCGTGTTTGAAGGCGCTTACGGCCCCTACCTGCTGGTAGCCGGTAAGCCCCGCTCGGTGGATATCAAGCCGATTTTCCACACCGGCGTGCCCAATGCTATTCCGTACCAGCTGGCCACGGGTAAGAATGGCAACCCCTTGGCGGCCGGTAAGCCGTTCATCAACAACTTCTTGCCCGTGGTGGGTGATATGCTGCGCCTGAACATGGCCGTGCCCGCTACCCCGCGCACCTCGCCCGACTTCAGCAATCAGGGCCTGCTGGCCGCCGCCGTGCTCGGCATCACCGACCCGCGCTACAATGCCAACACGACCATCCAGAACATCCCCAACATGGACGGCTTCCCCAACGGCCGCCGCCTGGAAGACGAAGTAGTGAAGATTGAGTTACAAGCCGTGAGTGGCGCAGTACTGGCGGCCATTGGCCTGTGGTACGACGACTACACGCCCGGCACCACACCTTCGCCGGCCACGCCGCAGCTGAAGGGAGTGCTGAATTTCACGGCCGGGGTCGAGAAGAACGACACCACGTTCCGCACCTCCTTTCCCTACGTGCAGACGCCGTGGCAGGGTACTCGCATCCGCCGCTAA
- a CDS encoding PID-CTERM protein-sorting domain-containing protein: MKKYTFASALATVAVCLFGAATPALAQDGTSGGPTPTNPPATEVPIDGGASLLLAGGVALGLKKLRERRKAR, encoded by the coding sequence ATGAAAAAATATACTTTTGCGAGCGCCTTGGCTACCGTTGCCGTGTGCCTGTTTGGGGCTGCTACCCCCGCCCTAGCTCAGGATGGCACCTCGGGCGGCCCTACCCCCACCAATCCGCCCGCTACTGAGGTACCCATTGATGGGGGCGCTTCGCTGCTGCTGGCCGGCGGCGTGGCCCTCGGCCTCAAGAAGCTGCGCGAACGCCGCAAGGCCCGCTAA
- a CDS encoding UvrD-helicase domain-containing protein, whose protein sequence is MPAPFRIYSASAGSGKTYQLTKEYLKLALGYPQPADPTGERFFNPSYFKSILAITFTNDAAGEMKERIVGALRRFAQEAEDEPNDLLAEVAAELAQEKQLPPHLRTPAEWQREVRRRAAATFRLVLYHYADFAVSTIDSFVQRIVTAFTRELGLPAAFEVELDTDSVLRSAVAALIDKVNRDPQSKLLSQTLADYALGQAEQGRNWNKLPDELLDFGRALFNESVHEAVAQLSQKTMADFRALDQEIRTRQRAAEAAVQAQADHALAVLAAGGIEAEHLASGSSGIYGHFMKWERWLNPPDKDGIFPTATARKTIESGKWWSEKGKKAGLVSAIEAAQPALEDAFGELLALREEYLPGYVLLGAVQPFLFHTSLLSELNKLVEEISRERNVVLISEFNRRIATIVLNEPVPFIYERLGEKYRHLLIDEFQDTSVLQWNNLLPLVENAVGNGGLSLAVGDAKQAIYRWRGGELEQILRLHQGNTDALAARARDANMQRILEERYYALRQNLEPRSLAINYRSEPAIISFNNNFFTYVRERSGEHEVVQGIFEPGFRQAAPGNTSPPSPLSKREGGLAFNSSASLLLEASSPSLLENAHQAFFRGLGGEVIVGGHVELLFTHDDAPARRYAPTPGQYLDAPLPGYLPDATLDYPESTCYLTLQLVEQALAEGYHLRDVAVLCRTRAQSRLLAKFLKERGFPIISADSLALQFAEVVNLVVAVMRVLHQGSDTLARAEALLLVDRVVRRLPPTPARARHIADVANQKESSKPFFNELRELGFNVEEDKIGNLGLYELTEKLLGIFKLLGANSESDYLFRFLDLTLEFSLKYGNNLGNFLTHWEERKGTLSINAPGGADAITITTVHKAKGLAYGIVIVPFADWALVPRTDTLLWGRLAAADKPLPELPDVAVVRLNKTLSHTPLAAQDAEEREKTLLDGLNTLYVAFTRPRHRLYVLSKALAEARKTTSELPPSPTPLPAADQGPARDVADLLAGYLRELGRWQPDTTSFVLSQGTPKASDTKNQAAKTKFPLTNLASTPWPERLKLRRHATAVFEFDEQEQLGELNRKLHYALRRLLSARDLGRTLRQLVAEGLINQQEKPALEAGLRQLLHDPRLAPYFADNLAVETEREILVGGRTQRAYKPDRIVFGTGASRAEQTVTMLDFKLPPPLDIHKIRLRDYGNLFRELGYADVHGLIYYFGSGEVVEV, encoded by the coding sequence ATGCCTGCCCCATTCCGCATCTATTCCGCCTCGGCCGGCTCCGGCAAGACGTACCAATTAACAAAAGAATACCTGAAGCTGGCCCTGGGCTACCCCCAGCCGGCCGACCCCACGGGCGAGCGGTTCTTTAACCCGAGCTATTTCAAGAGCATTCTAGCCATCACCTTCACCAACGACGCGGCGGGCGAGATGAAAGAGCGCATCGTGGGCGCGCTGCGGCGCTTCGCACAAGAGGCGGAGGATGAGCCCAATGATTTACTGGCGGAGGTAGCGGCCGAGCTGGCGCAGGAAAAACAATTGCCGCCGCACCTGCGCACGCCGGCCGAGTGGCAGCGCGAGGTGCGGCGGCGGGCAGCGGCCACGTTTCGGCTGGTGCTTTACCACTACGCCGACTTCGCGGTGAGCACGATTGACTCGTTTGTGCAGCGCATCGTGACGGCTTTTACGCGGGAGCTAGGCCTACCCGCTGCCTTTGAGGTGGAGCTGGATACCGACAGCGTGCTGCGCTCGGCGGTGGCCGCGCTGATTGACAAGGTAAACCGCGACCCGCAAAGCAAGCTGCTGAGCCAGACGCTGGCCGACTACGCGCTGGGCCAAGCCGAGCAGGGCCGCAACTGGAACAAGCTGCCCGACGAGTTGCTGGACTTCGGCCGGGCGCTTTTCAACGAGAGCGTGCACGAGGCTGTGGCGCAACTGAGCCAGAAAACGATGGCCGATTTTCGAGCTTTGGACCAGGAAATCCGTACCCGGCAGCGGGCGGCCGAGGCAGCGGTGCAGGCGCAGGCCGACCACGCGCTGGCCGTGCTGGCGGCGGGCGGCATCGAGGCCGAGCACCTGGCCAGCGGTAGCAGCGGCATCTACGGGCACTTCATGAAGTGGGAGCGCTGGTTGAATCCGCCCGACAAGGACGGGATTTTCCCGACCGCGACGGCCCGCAAAACCATCGAAAGCGGCAAGTGGTGGAGCGAAAAGGGTAAGAAAGCCGGTCTGGTATCCGCTATTGAGGCCGCCCAGCCCGCCTTGGAAGATGCCTTTGGTGAGCTGCTGGCGCTGCGCGAGGAGTACTTGCCGGGCTACGTGCTGCTGGGCGCAGTGCAGCCGTTTTTATTCCATACCTCGCTGCTGAGTGAATTAAATAAACTAGTAGAAGAAATCAGCCGCGAGCGTAACGTGGTATTGATTTCGGAATTTAATCGACGTATTGCGACTATCGTGCTCAACGAGCCGGTACCGTTTATTTACGAGCGGCTGGGCGAAAAATACCGCCACTTATTAATTGACGAGTTTCAGGACACGTCAGTTTTGCAATGGAATAATTTGCTACCCCTCGTGGAAAATGCGGTGGGCAACGGCGGGCTTTCGCTTGCCGTGGGCGATGCCAAGCAGGCCATTTACCGCTGGCGCGGCGGTGAGCTGGAGCAAATTCTGCGGTTGCATCAGGGTAATACCGACGCGCTAGCGGCTCGCGCCCGCGACGCCAATATGCAGCGTATTTTGGAGGAGCGTTATTATGCGTTGCGGCAGAATCTGGAGCCGCGTTCGCTGGCGATTAATTACCGGAGTGAGCCGGCGATAATTAGCTTTAATAATAATTTTTTCACTTACGTGCGAGAGCGCAGTGGGGAGCACGAGGTAGTGCAGGGAATTTTCGAGCCGGGGTTTCGGCAGGCGGCGCCCGGCAACACCTCACCCCCTAGCCCCCTCTCCAAAAGAGAGGGGGGACTAGCTTTTAATTCTAGCGCTAGTCTATTACTAGAAGCTAGTTCCCCCTCTCTTTTGGAAAATGCGCATCAAGCATTTTTTCGGGGGCTAGGGGGTGAGGTAATCGTTGGCGGCCACGTCGAATTACTCTTCACCCACGACGACGCGCCCGCCCGGCGCTACGCGCCTACCCCCGGCCAATACCTCGATGCGCCGCTGCCCGGCTACCTACCCGATGCCACGCTCGACTACCCGGAAAGTACCTGCTATCTGACTTTGCAGCTAGTGGAGCAGGCGCTGGCCGAGGGCTACCACTTGCGCGACGTGGCCGTGCTGTGCCGCACCCGCGCCCAGAGCCGACTGCTGGCTAAGTTCTTGAAGGAGCGCGGGTTTCCGATAATTTCGGCTGATTCACTGGCCTTGCAATTTGCGGAGGTGGTGAACCTGGTAGTGGCCGTGATGCGGGTGCTGCACCAGGGTAGCGACACGCTGGCGCGGGCCGAGGCGCTGCTGCTCGTGGACCGCGTGGTGCGCCGCCTACCCCCCACCCCGGCGCGCGCCCGACACATTGCCGACGTGGCAAATCAAAAGGAAAGTAGCAAGCCGTTTTTCAATGAATTACGCGAATTAGGTTTTAATGTCGAGGAAGATAAAATCGGTAATTTGGGCTTGTACGAATTAACGGAGAAACTACTGGGAATTTTTAAATTATTGGGCGCTAATTCGGAGAGTGACTATTTATTCAGGTTTCTGGATTTGACGCTGGAATTTAGCTTGAAATACGGAAATAATCTAGGTAATTTTCTGACGCATTGGGAGGAGCGCAAGGGCACGCTGAGCATTAACGCGCCGGGCGGGGCCGATGCCATTACCATTACGACCGTGCACAAGGCTAAGGGGCTGGCATATGGCATCGTCATCGTGCCGTTTGCGGACTGGGCGCTGGTACCCCGTACCGACACGCTGCTCTGGGGCCGCCTTGCCGCAGCCGATAAGCCCCTGCCCGAGCTGCCCGACGTGGCCGTAGTGCGCCTCAACAAAACGCTCAGCCACACGCCCCTGGCGGCGCAGGATGCCGAGGAGCGCGAAAAAACGCTACTCGACGGCCTCAACACGCTGTACGTGGCGTTTACCCGGCCCCGGCACCGGCTTTACGTGTTGAGCAAAGCGCTCGCCGAAGCGCGCAAAACCACCAGCGAACTGCCGCCTAGCCCTACCCCCCTGCCGGCGGCCGACCAGGGGCCGGCCCGCGACGTGGCCGATTTACTGGCTGGTTACCTACGCGAGCTCGGTCGCTGGCAGCCCGATACGACCAGCTTTGTGCTTAGCCAAGGCACGCCGAAGGCATCAGATACCAAAAACCAGGCTGCAAAAACCAAATTTCCGCTCACTAACCTGGCTTCCACGCCCTGGCCCGAGCGCCTGAAGCTGCGCCGCCACGCCACGGCCGTGTTTGAATTTGATGAGCAGGAGCAGCTGGGCGAACTGAATCGCAAGCTGCACTACGCCCTGCGCCGGCTGCTATCGGCCCGCGACCTGGGCCGCACACTACGCCAGCTTGTGGCCGAAGGGCTTATCAACCAGCAGGAAAAGCCCGCCCTCGAAGCCGGCCTGCGCCAACTGCTGCACGACCCACGCCTGGCCCCATACTTTGCGGATAACCTAGCCGTGGAAACGGAGCGCGAAATATTGGTGGGCGGCCGCACCCAGCGCGCCTACAAGCCCGACCGCATCGTATTCGGCACCGGCGCGAGCCGGGCAGAGCAAACCGTGACAATGCTCGATTTTAAGCTGCCGCCGCCGCTGGATATTCATAAAATTCGGCTGCGGGACTACGGAAATTTATTTCGGGAGCTGGGCTACGCCGACGTGCACGGGCTTATCTATTATTTCGGCTCGGGCGAGGTAGTGGAGGTGTAG
- a CDS encoding DUF4331 family protein, with product MTSKQVRTYVALPVLAAAVVGFSTWSQLHYTPLEASSHREAPLIADDPVADNTDLYAFKDPNNAERIVVIANYIPFELPQGGPNYSTFGENVRYEVHIKNQAATNKTADDITYRFVFTRTNGDPTTFFNIRLGAQNLKTTYTCSKSTDGGMTFTDIITAGVVPPNNIGPRSINGPAGLNLGAGTPYETLRTNAITTASTGEQILCGPSDDPFFADLGAIFDLASIRGTTGKGGTPTDGLSHKNCHSIALSIPVASLQSGGKTAAAAANILDPAYVIGVWASASRPQLQTFDPTTGQGASGNWVQVSRLGMPLTNEVISPIGDKDAWNARTPYTESAATDGYLSNPELGLYMADNTPMNGAADKPAGQTYFGEAIPNIAPLRIQTKSLAGQPGFGNGFDFRNGAAGLSALYSATPGAYAGTALAPSPAGFGEYLLNSGTAGSPRSVDIKPIFHTGVPNLIPYQLATGKTPIAGGSGVNPLTAGKPFINNFLPIVGDMLRLNMAVPATPRTSKDFSNQGLLQAAVLGLTDPRFNGDASLQAIPNMDGFPNGRRLEDAVDQIELKAVSGVVLAAVGLWYDDFTTASTSPVTAQLGNVLFYTTGVERNDTTIRDAFPFVQTPWSGTGAAGGPTNTIVYPDLTVSTAMPVESGTYNSITITSTGVASFNGPIVVNSALTVQAGGVLSTQGVLATSCLPVTGGGTFTLAAGATLRVCASDGIAATGASGAIQLTGTRTYSNDANYAYTGGDAQTSGTGLPSQVRSLTVNGGGLTLNNGGVAVTQTVALTNGNLTTSASQMLTLLSTPTNGTALVVNTNGAVTGPATMQRAIDPAFNAGPGYRHYSSPMVSTTLTDLTTTPGFSPIFNQAYNTSTTPNAVVPFPNVYAYDQSRVTTSGSGGSIDFDEGFFVPQASDVMTPLRGYDLNIAATSTVDLMGTLNTGPVTITNLTRGTQLQSGWQLLGNPYPSPVDFSQTVGIASTNMDAAVYVYQSTGQYVGAYRSYVNGVGGSPQIAAMQGFFKRATDPSQTASFALTNDSRVTTFATTPSFNRTAADTRPLVRLRLQGSTPLIDEAFVYFEQGATAGFDPKFDAFKLPNSSGLSVSSLISANELSVNGLAPLTGTTTTVPLNVQVPATGTYSLNALDLLHFDSSNQVYLLDNQTGARIDLSKQPLYSFTADTKSLTGRFVLSFGPAAPLAATPAALAQQVQLYPNPAHASFTLVVPAELGHGSVSAVLFNQLGQVVAQQKLPMTAAGATAQFDVSYLAPGVYTLQLKADGNQVVKRVVVAN from the coding sequence ATGACATCTAAACAAGTACGCACCTACGTCGCGCTGCCCGTGCTGGCGGCGGCGGTAGTCGGCTTCTCCACCTGGAGCCAGCTGCACTACACCCCCCTGGAGGCTTCCTCGCACCGCGAGGCTCCGCTTATTGCCGACGACCCGGTGGCCGATAATACCGACCTCTACGCGTTTAAAGACCCCAACAACGCGGAGCGTATCGTCGTCATTGCCAACTACATTCCGTTTGAGCTGCCGCAGGGCGGGCCCAACTACTCCACGTTTGGCGAGAATGTGCGCTACGAGGTGCACATAAAAAACCAGGCCGCCACCAACAAAACGGCCGATGACATTACCTACCGGTTCGTGTTTACGCGCACCAACGGCGACCCTACCACGTTCTTCAATATCCGGCTGGGCGCGCAAAACCTGAAGACCACCTACACGTGCTCGAAAAGCACCGATGGCGGAATGACCTTCACCGACATCATCACGGCTGGCGTGGTGCCGCCCAACAACATCGGGCCGCGCTCCATCAATGGCCCGGCTGGCCTCAACCTGGGTGCTGGTACGCCCTACGAAACGCTGCGTACCAACGCCATTACCACGGCCTCGACCGGCGAGCAGATTCTCTGCGGCCCGTCCGACGACCCGTTCTTTGCCGACCTGGGGGCCATTTTTGACCTGGCCAGCATCCGGGGTACCACCGGCAAGGGCGGCACGCCCACCGATGGCCTGTCGCACAAGAACTGCCACTCCATTGCGCTCAGCATTCCGGTGGCCAGCCTGCAAAGCGGCGGCAAAACGGCGGCCGCGGCCGCCAACATCCTCGACCCCGCCTACGTGATTGGGGTGTGGGCTTCGGCCAGCCGCCCGCAGCTGCAAACCTTCGACCCCACCACCGGCCAGGGTGCCAGCGGCAACTGGGTGCAGGTATCGCGCCTGGGAATGCCGCTTACCAACGAGGTTATCAGCCCCATCGGGGATAAGGATGCCTGGAACGCCCGCACGCCCTACACCGAGTCGGCGGCTACCGATGGCTACCTCTCGAACCCCGAGCTGGGCCTGTACATGGCCGACAACACGCCCATGAACGGCGCGGCGGACAAGCCTGCCGGCCAAACGTATTTCGGCGAGGCTATTCCGAACATCGCGCCCCTGCGCATCCAGACCAAGTCGCTGGCGGGCCAGCCGGGCTTCGGCAATGGCTTCGACTTCCGCAACGGGGCGGCGGGTTTGAGCGCGTTGTATAGCGCCACACCGGGAGCTTATGCAGGCACGGCCCTCGCGCCTTCGCCGGCCGGCTTTGGCGAGTATTTGCTGAATAGCGGCACCGCGGGCTCGCCCCGCTCGGTGGACATCAAGCCCATTTTCCATACCGGCGTGCCCAACCTGATTCCGTACCAGCTGGCTACGGGTAAGACGCCGATTGCCGGTGGCTCGGGCGTAAATCCCCTCACGGCCGGTAAGCCGTTCATCAACAACTTCCTGCCTATTGTCGGCGATATGCTGCGCCTGAACATGGCCGTGCCCGCTACTCCGCGCACCTCGAAGGATTTCAGCAACCAGGGCCTGTTGCAGGCCGCTGTGCTGGGCCTCACCGACCCGCGCTTCAATGGCGATGCCAGCCTGCAAGCCATCCCCAACATGGATGGTTTTCCCAACGGCCGCCGCCTGGAGGATGCCGTGGACCAGATTGAGCTGAAGGCCGTGAGCGGCGTGGTACTGGCCGCCGTCGGCCTGTGGTACGACGACTTCACCACGGCCTCCACTAGCCCCGTAACGGCGCAGCTCGGCAACGTGCTGTTTTATACGACGGGCGTGGAGCGCAACGACACGACCATCCGCGACGCGTTTCCCTTCGTGCAGACGCCCTGGAGCGGCACCGGCGCGGCCGGCGGCCCCACCAACACCATCGTGTACCCCGACCTGACGGTGAGCACCGCCATGCCGGTGGAGTCGGGCACGTATAATAGCATCACCATCACCAGCACCGGCGTGGCCTCGTTCAACGGCCCCATCGTGGTAAACAGTGCCCTCACCGTGCAGGCGGGCGGCGTGCTGAGCACCCAGGGCGTGCTGGCTACCAGCTGCCTGCCCGTCACGGGCGGCGGCACCTTCACGCTGGCGGCCGGCGCTACGCTACGCGTGTGCGCCAGCGATGGTATTGCTGCCACGGGCGCTAGTGGGGCTATTCAGCTCACCGGCACCCGCACGTATAGCAACGATGCCAACTACGCCTATACCGGCGGCGATGCCCAGACTTCGGGTACCGGCCTGCCCAGCCAGGTGCGCAGTCTGACCGTGAACGGCGGCGGCCTGACCCTTAATAATGGCGGTGTGGCCGTGACCCAGACCGTGGCCCTGACCAACGGCAACCTGACCACCAGCGCCAGCCAGATGCTGACGCTGCTCTCGACCCCCACGAATGGCACGGCCCTGGTCGTGAACACCAACGGGGCCGTGACCGGTCCGGCTACCATGCAACGCGCCATCGACCCCGCCTTCAACGCCGGGCCCGGCTACCGCCACTACAGCTCGCCGATGGTGAGCACCACGCTCACCGACCTGACCACTACCCCCGGCTTCTCGCCGATATTCAACCAGGCGTATAACACCTCGACTACGCCCAACGCGGTGGTACCCTTCCCCAACGTGTATGCCTACGACCAAAGCCGCGTGACGACCAGCGGTAGCGGCGGCTCTATCGACTTCGATGAGGGCTTCTTCGTACCGCAGGCCAGCGACGTGATGACCCCGTTGCGGGGCTACGACCTAAACATCGCGGCCACCTCGACCGTGGACCTGATGGGTACGCTCAACACCGGGCCGGTAACCATTACCAACCTGACGCGCGGCACCCAACTGCAAAGCGGCTGGCAGCTGCTGGGCAACCCCTACCCCTCGCCGGTTGACTTCAGCCAGACGGTGGGTATTGCCAGCACCAACATGGACGCGGCAGTATATGTGTACCAGAGCACCGGCCAGTACGTGGGCGCGTATCGCAGCTACGTGAACGGCGTGGGCGGCAGCCCGCAGATAGCGGCGATGCAGGGCTTCTTCAAGCGGGCCACTGACCCCAGCCAGACGGCCAGCTTCGCCCTCACCAACGATTCGCGCGTGACCACCTTCGCCACCACGCCGAGCTTTAACCGCACGGCGGCCGACACCCGGCCCCTGGTGCGCCTGCGCTTGCAGGGCAGCACGCCGCTCATCGACGAAGCCTTCGTATACTTCGAGCAAGGGGCCACGGCCGGCTTCGACCCAAAGTTTGATGCCTTCAAGCTGCCCAACTCGTCGGGCCTGAGCGTAAGCAGCCTCATTTCGGCCAACGAGCTGTCGGTGAATGGCCTGGCCCCGCTGACGGGCACGACCACCACCGTGCCTCTGAACGTGCAGGTGCCCGCCACCGGCACTTACAGCCTGAACGCGCTGGACCTGCTCCACTTCGACAGCAGCAACCAAGTGTACTTGCTCGACAACCAGACCGGAGCGCGCATCGACCTCAGCAAGCAGCCGCTGTACAGCTTCACGGCGGACACGAAGTCCCTGACGGGGCGCTTTGTCCTGTCGTTCGGCCCGGCCGCGCCGCTGGCCGCTACCCCGGCCGCCCTGGCGCAGCAAGTGCAGCTCTATCCCAACCCGGCCCACGCCAGCTTCACGCTGGTAGTGCCCGCCGAGCTGGGCCACGGCTCGGTTTCGGCCGTGCTCTTCAACCAGCTGGGGCAGGTAGTGGCGCAGCAGAAGCTGCCCATGACCGCCGCCGGGGCCACCGCGCAATTCGACGTGTCGTATCTAGCACCGGGCGTGTATACGCTCCAGCTGAAGGCCGACGGCAACCAAGTTGTGAAGCGCGTAGTAGTAGCTAATTAA